In Cupriavidus taiwanensis, the following proteins share a genomic window:
- a CDS encoding DUF3683 domain-containing protein: MNAPLVLDAKLAAQDAPPRLREIPYNYTSFSDREIVIRLLGEEAWRILDELRSERRTGRSARMLYEVLGDIWVVRRNPYLQDDLLENPKRRQMLVSALHHRLNEIEKRRAADRAEHAEPAAEDRSHRVEQLVAFAKQAIEDFKNEFAAAYDLRKRAQRVLGRVTQKDNIKFDGLSRVSHVTDATDWRVEYPFVVLTPDTEEEIAGLVKGCFELGLTIIPRGGGTGYTGGAVPLTPMSAVINTEKLEQLGPVEQTDLPGVSHKVATIFSGAGVVTRRVADAADRAGLVFAVDPTSIDASCIGGNVAMNAGGKKAVLWGTALDNLAWWRMVDPEGNWLEITRLDHNLGKIHDVPVATFELKWSDGNRAPGEKVLRTETLAIEGRKFRKEGLGKDVTDKFLAGLPGVQKEGCDGIITSARWILHRMPKFIRTVCLEFFGQARDAIPSIVEIKDFLDAETKKPGGAILAGLEHLDERYLRAVGYATKSKRNAFPKMVLIGDIVGDDEDAVARATSEVIRMANGKSGEGFIAVSPEARKKFWLDRSRTAAIAKHTNAFKINEDVVIPLNRMGEYTDGIERINIELSIKSKLQLVDTLEAFFARGNLPLGRSDDANEIPSAELLEDRVQHALTLLREIRARWRYLQAHLDTPLAQAKASLIGHGLGLLGQEFEARLHQQPDASVFHLLQDRTIRVSWKNEIRAELRKIFNGGEFKPILDEAQKIHKQVLRGRVFVALHMHAGDGNVHTNIPVNSDDYDMLQDAHRAVARIMDLARSLDGVISGEHGIGITKLEFLTEAEIGDFRAYKQKVDPQGRFNKGKLLPGADLRNAYTPSFGLMGHESLIMQQSDIGAIAESVKDCLRCGKCKPVCATHVPRANLLYSPRNKILATSLLVEAFLYEEQTRRGISVKHWDEFSDVADHCTVCHKCVTPCPVKIDFGDVSMNMRNLLRKMGQKKFNPGTAASMFFLNATNPETINLTRKVMIDWGYKAQRLGNDVLKKLAKKQTAHPPATVGKPPVREQVIHFINKKMPGNLPKKTARALLDIEDNEIVPIIRDPKATSPESEAVFYFPGCGSERLFSQVGLATQAMLWHVGVQTVLPPGYLCCGYPQRGSGQYDKAEKIVTDNRVLFHRVANTLNYLDIKTVVVSCGTCYDQLAGYEFEKIFPGCRIIDIHEYLLEKGVKLEGVTGTRYMYHDPCHTPIKTMDPTKLVNDLMGGNTGLGKIEKNERCCGESGTLAVTRPDISTQVRFRKEEEMTRGADKLRADGFTGDVKILTSCPSCLQGLSRYKEDASVQADYIVIEMAKHLLGENWLPEYVQKANAGGIERVLV, translated from the coding sequence ATGAACGCCCCACTCGTGCTCGACGCCAAGCTCGCCGCGCAGGACGCCCCGCCGCGCCTGCGTGAAATCCCCTATAACTACACGTCCTTCTCGGACCGCGAGATTGTCATCCGGCTGCTCGGCGAGGAAGCCTGGCGCATCCTGGACGAGCTGCGCAGCGAGCGCCGCACCGGCCGCTCGGCCCGCATGCTGTACGAGGTGCTGGGCGATATCTGGGTGGTGCGCCGCAATCCCTACCTGCAGGACGACCTGCTGGAAAATCCCAAGCGCCGCCAGATGCTGGTCAGCGCGCTGCACCACCGCCTGAACGAGATCGAAAAGCGCCGCGCCGCCGACCGTGCCGAGCACGCCGAGCCCGCCGCCGAGGACCGCTCGCACCGCGTGGAGCAACTGGTCGCCTTCGCCAAGCAGGCGATCGAGGACTTCAAGAACGAATTCGCCGCCGCCTACGACCTGCGCAAGCGCGCGCAGCGCGTGCTGGGCCGCGTCACGCAGAAGGACAACATCAAGTTCGATGGCCTGTCGCGCGTGTCGCACGTGACCGACGCCACCGACTGGCGCGTGGAATACCCGTTCGTGGTGCTGACGCCGGATACCGAGGAAGAGATCGCCGGCCTGGTCAAGGGCTGCTTCGAGCTCGGCCTGACCATCATCCCGCGCGGGGGCGGCACCGGCTATACCGGCGGTGCCGTGCCGCTGACGCCGATGAGCGCGGTGATCAATACCGAGAAGCTGGAGCAGCTGGGTCCGGTCGAGCAGACCGACCTGCCGGGCGTGTCGCACAAGGTCGCGACCATCTTCTCCGGCGCCGGCGTGGTGACGCGCCGCGTGGCCGATGCCGCCGACCGCGCCGGCCTGGTGTTCGCGGTCGACCCGACCTCGATCGACGCCTCGTGCATCGGCGGCAATGTCGCCATGAACGCCGGCGGCAAGAAGGCCGTGCTGTGGGGCACCGCGCTCGACAACCTGGCCTGGTGGCGCATGGTGGACCCGGAGGGCAACTGGCTGGAAATCACCCGGCTGGACCACAACCTGGGCAAGATCCATGACGTGCCGGTGGCCACCTTCGAGCTGAAGTGGTCGGACGGCAACCGCGCCCCGGGCGAGAAGGTGCTGCGCACCGAGACGCTCGCCATCGAGGGCCGCAAGTTCCGCAAGGAAGGCCTGGGCAAGGACGTCACCGACAAGTTCCTGGCCGGCCTGCCCGGCGTGCAGAAGGAAGGCTGCGACGGCATCATCACCAGCGCGCGCTGGATCCTGCACCGCATGCCGAAGTTCATCCGCACCGTGTGCCTGGAGTTCTTCGGCCAGGCGCGCGACGCCATCCCCAGCATCGTCGAGATCAAGGACTTCCTGGACGCCGAGACCAAGAAGCCGGGCGGCGCCATCCTGGCCGGCCTGGAGCACCTGGACGAGCGCTACCTGCGCGCGGTCGGCTACGCCACCAAGAGCAAGCGCAACGCCTTCCCGAAGATGGTGCTGATCGGCGATATCGTCGGCGACGATGAAGACGCCGTGGCGCGCGCCACCTCGGAAGTGATCCGCATGGCCAACGGCAAGAGCGGCGAAGGCTTTATCGCCGTCAGCCCCGAGGCGCGCAAGAAGTTCTGGCTGGACCGCTCGCGCACCGCCGCCATCGCCAAGCACACCAACGCCTTCAAGATCAATGAAGACGTGGTGATCCCGCTCAACCGCATGGGCGAGTACACCGACGGCATCGAGCGCATCAATATCGAGCTGTCGATCAAGAGCAAGCTGCAGCTGGTCGACACGCTCGAAGCGTTCTTCGCGCGCGGCAACCTGCCGCTGGGCCGCAGCGACGACGCCAACGAAATCCCCAGCGCCGAACTGCTGGAAGACCGCGTGCAGCACGCGCTGACGCTGCTGCGCGAGATCCGCGCGCGCTGGCGCTACCTGCAAGCCCACCTGGACACGCCGCTGGCGCAGGCCAAGGCCTCGCTGATCGGGCACGGGCTGGGGCTGCTGGGGCAGGAGTTCGAGGCGCGGCTGCACCAGCAGCCGGACGCCAGCGTGTTCCACCTGCTGCAGGACCGCACCATCCGCGTGTCGTGGAAGAACGAGATCCGTGCCGAGCTGCGCAAGATCTTCAACGGCGGCGAATTCAAGCCGATCCTGGACGAAGCCCAGAAGATCCACAAGCAGGTGCTGCGCGGCCGCGTCTTCGTGGCGCTGCACATGCACGCCGGCGACGGCAACGTGCACACCAACATCCCGGTCAACTCCGACGACTACGACATGCTGCAGGACGCGCACCGCGCGGTGGCCCGCATCATGGACCTGGCGCGTTCGCTCGATGGCGTGATCTCGGGCGAGCACGGCATCGGCATCACCAAGCTGGAGTTCCTGACCGAGGCCGAGATTGGCGACTTCCGCGCCTACAAGCAGAAGGTCGATCCGCAGGGCCGCTTCAACAAGGGCAAGCTGCTGCCCGGCGCCGACCTGCGCAATGCCTACACGCCGTCGTTCGGCCTGATGGGGCACGAGTCGCTGATCATGCAGCAGAGCGACATCGGTGCGATTGCGGAGAGCGTCAAGGACTGCCTGCGCTGCGGCAAGTGCAAGCCGGTGTGCGCCACCCACGTGCCGCGCGCCAACCTGCTGTACAGCCCGCGCAACAAGATCCTGGCGACCTCGCTGCTGGTCGAGGCCTTCCTGTATGAAGAGCAGACCCGCCGCGGCATCTCGGTCAAGCACTGGGACGAGTTCTCCGACGTGGCCGACCACTGCACCGTGTGCCACAAGTGCGTGACGCCGTGCCCGGTCAAGATCGACTTCGGCGACGTCTCGATGAACATGCGCAACCTGCTGCGCAAGATGGGGCAGAAGAAGTTCAACCCCGGCACCGCGGCGTCGATGTTCTTCCTCAACGCCACCAACCCCGAGACCATCAACCTGACCCGCAAGGTCATGATCGACTGGGGCTACAAGGCGCAGCGCCTGGGCAACGACGTACTGAAGAAGCTGGCGAAGAAGCAGACCGCGCATCCGCCCGCGACCGTGGGCAAGCCGCCGGTGCGCGAGCAGGTGATCCACTTCATCAACAAGAAGATGCCGGGCAACCTGCCCAAGAAGACCGCGCGCGCGCTGCTCGACATCGAAGACAACGAGATCGTGCCGATCATCCGCGACCCGAAGGCGACCTCGCCGGAATCGGAAGCGGTGTTCTACTTCCCGGGCTGCGGCTCGGAGCGGCTGTTCTCGCAGGTCGGGCTGGCAACGCAGGCGATGCTGTGGCATGTCGGCGTGCAGACCGTGCTGCCGCCGGGCTACCTGTGCTGCGGCTATCCGCAGCGCGGCAGCGGCCAGTACGACAAGGCCGAGAAGATCGTCACCGACAACCGCGTGCTGTTCCACCGCGTGGCCAACACGCTGAACTACCTCGACATCAAGACCGTGGTGGTCAGCTGCGGCACCTGCTACGACCAGCTGGCCGGGTATGAATTCGAGAAGATCTTCCCGGGCTGCCGCATCATCGACATCCACGAGTACCTGCTCGAGAAGGGCGTCAAGCTGGAGGGCGTGACCGGTACGCGCTACATGTACCACGATCCCTGCCACACCCCGATCAAGACCATGGACCCGACCAAGCTGGTCAACGACCTGATGGGCGGCAACACGGGTTTGGGCAAGATCGAGAAGAACGAGCGCTGCTGCGGCGAGTCGGGCACGCTGGCGGTGACGCGCCCGGATATCTCGACGCAGGTCCGCTTCCGCAAGGAAGAGGAAATGACCAGGGGTGCCGACAAGCTGCGTGCCGATGGCTTTACCGGCGACGTCAAGATCCTGACCAGCTGCCCGTCGTGCCTGCAGGGACTGTCGCGCTACAAGGAAGATGCGTCGGTGCAGGCGGACTACATCGTGATCGAGATGGCCAAGCACCTGCTGGGTGAGAACTGGCTTCCCGAATACGTGCAGAAGGCCAATGCCGGCGGCATTGAGAGGGTGCTGGTCTGA
- a CDS encoding fimbrial protein: MTSCVHRKQANRWIAALRLCALLLWSMSLASPAAADCTVTSGNPGTATISLPATISVPRDTPAGTVLYDSNWVTAGPVNISCSGTFQYTYGYASPMQLVPGYSNVYQTTVPGVGIKAGWANWMSGTPGIDSAPLASPPVSQAITNQAWTPYGPMSRYRVQMVVTGPVMPGTVTLPPLLAQASYGSLTVAQLMISGNTQIIAPACTVQTPSLTVNMPQLSASAFQATGSTAGQTAFRLLLSCSGPTAIAMTLTDATQPGNTGSNLSLASGSSAGGVAYQILYNGTPMNFGPASALAGNLHQFNVGTVTGASDMQVPLTARYIRTGTVTPGTANAAATFTMSYQ; the protein is encoded by the coding sequence ATGACCAGCTGCGTGCACCGCAAACAGGCAAATCGATGGATCGCCGCCCTCAGACTTTGCGCGCTCCTGCTCTGGAGTATGAGCCTTGCTTCCCCGGCGGCCGCCGACTGCACTGTCACCAGCGGCAATCCCGGCACTGCAACCATCTCGCTACCGGCAACAATCAGTGTACCGCGCGACACGCCGGCGGGAACCGTTCTCTACGACAGCAACTGGGTTACGGCCGGCCCGGTAAATATTTCGTGCAGCGGCACGTTCCAGTACACGTATGGCTATGCGAGCCCGATGCAGCTGGTGCCCGGCTACAGCAACGTATACCAAACGACTGTCCCCGGCGTCGGCATCAAGGCGGGCTGGGCAAACTGGATGTCCGGCACGCCCGGCATCGACAGCGCCCCGCTGGCCTCGCCGCCGGTATCTCAAGCCATTACCAACCAGGCCTGGACCCCATACGGCCCGATGAGCCGCTACCGCGTGCAGATGGTTGTCACGGGACCGGTGATGCCGGGTACCGTTACGCTGCCACCCCTGCTGGCGCAAGCCAGTTATGGCTCGCTGACCGTTGCCCAGCTGATGATAAGCGGCAATACGCAGATCATCGCCCCGGCCTGCACCGTGCAGACCCCTTCCTTGACCGTCAACATGCCGCAGCTCAGCGCCTCCGCCTTCCAGGCCACGGGCTCGACAGCCGGCCAGACCGCATTCAGGCTGTTGCTCAGCTGTTCCGGCCCGACTGCCATCGCCATGACCCTCACCGATGCCACGCAGCCCGGCAACACCGGCAGCAACCTGTCGCTGGCAAGCGGGTCGAGTGCCGGTGGGGTGGCCTACCAAATCCTCTACAACGGCACGCCGATGAATTTCGGGCCCGCGTCGGCGCTAGCCGGCAACCTCCACCAGTTCAATGTCGGCACCGTGACCGGCGCCAGCGACATGCAAGTCCCGCTGACTGCGCGCTACATCCGTACCGGCACTGTGACGCCGGGCACGGCCAATGCCGCCGCGACGTTCACAATGAGCTATCAATAA
- a CDS encoding HIT family protein, whose translation MSGVPDCALCRSDGGELVWMGDRARLILVEHDRFPGFCRIVWNDHVAELSDLDEGDQAWLMRLVARAERVVREVMTPDKVNLAAFGNMVPHLHWHIIPRYRWDTHFPEAIWAAPQRAADTVRVQELASRLPALRTALSLLQADDA comes from the coding sequence ATGAGCGGAGTTCCCGACTGCGCCCTGTGCCGCTCCGACGGCGGCGAACTGGTCTGGATGGGCGACCGCGCCCGCCTGATCCTGGTCGAGCATGACCGTTTTCCCGGCTTCTGCCGCATCGTCTGGAACGACCACGTGGCCGAGTTGAGCGACCTGGACGAGGGCGACCAGGCGTGGCTGATGCGGCTGGTCGCGCGCGCGGAGCGGGTGGTGCGCGAGGTGATGACGCCTGATAAGGTCAACCTGGCCGCTTTCGGCAACATGGTGCCCCACCTGCACTGGCACATCATTCCGCGCTACCGCTGGGACACGCATTTCCCCGAGGCCATCTGGGCCGCGCCGCAGCGCGCAGCGGATACCGTGCGCGTGCAGGAGCTGGCCAGCCGGCTGCCGGCGCTGCGCACGGCGCTTTCACTGCTCCAGGCCGACGACGCCTGA